In Nicotiana tabacum cultivar K326 chromosome 17, ASM71507v2, whole genome shotgun sequence, one DNA window encodes the following:
- the LOC107758951 gene encoding serine/threonine-protein kinase 38-like (The RefSeq protein has 2 substitutions compared to this genomic sequence) — protein MDSARGWFQKLSSTKKDPMASGREDGKPVSAEEASNITKQRVAAAKQYIEKHYREQMKNLQERRERRILLEKKLADADVSEEDQNNLLKFLEKKETEYMRLQRHKMGADDFELLTMIGKGAFGEVRICREKTTGQVYAMKKLKKSEMLRRGQVEHVKAERNLLAEVDSDCIVKLYYSFQDDDYLYLVMEYLPGGDMMTLLMRKDILTEDEARFYVAETVLAIESIHKHNYIHRDIKPDNLLLDRYGHLKLSDFGLCKPLDCSTLEEKDFSVGDNANGGSRSDSPPAPKRTQQEQLEHWQKNRRMLAYSTVGTPDYIAPEVLLKKGYGMECDWWSLGAIMYEMLVGYPPFYSDDPMSTCRKIVNWKNHLKFPEEAKLSPEAKDIISRLLCNVTERLGSNGADEIKVHSWFKGIDWDRIYQMEAAFIPEVNDELDTQNFEKFEESESHSQSGSRSGPWRKMLSSKDINFVGYTYKNFKVVNDYQVPGMVELKKTNTKPKKPTIKSLFGDESEASEDN, from the exons ATGGATTCAGCAAGAGGTTGGTTCCAAAAATTGTCGTCAACAAAGAAGGATCCAATGGCTAGTGGAAGAGAAGATGGCAAGCCAGTGTCGGCTGAAGAGGCTTCCAATATAACAAAGCAGAGAGTCGCTGCAGCAAAGCAATACATTGAGAAACATTACAGAGAGCAGATGAAAAATTTGCAGGAGAGAAGGGAGCG TCGAATTTTACTAGAAAAGAAGCTGGCAGATGCTGACGTCTCAGAGGAAGATCAAAATAACCTACTGAAATTCTTAGAAAAGAAGGAAACTGAATACATGCGACTCCAGAGGCATAAAATGGGAGCTGATGATTTTGAGTTATTAACGATGATTGGAAAGGGTGCTTTTGGAGAG GTCAGAATTTGTAGGGAGAAAACAACTGGTCAGGTATATGCAATGAAAAAGCTTAAGAAATCAGAAATGCTTCGTAGAGGACAG GTTGAGCATGTAAAAGCGGAAAGGAATCTTCTCGCGGAAGTTGACAGTGATTGCATCGTCAAACTGTATTATTCTTTCCAAGATGACGACTACCTTTATCTTGTTATGGAATATCTACCTGGTGGAGATATGATGACACTGCTCATGAGGAAGGATATATTAACAGAAGACGAAGCTAGATTTTATGTTGCCGAGACTGTTTTGGCAATTGAATCTATCCATAAACATAACTACATACATAG AGACATTAAGCCTGATAACCTGCTACTCGATAGATATGGTCATTTAAAACTATCAGATTTTGGATTATGTAAGCCATTAGACTGTAGTACCCTGGAAGAGAAGGATTTCTCAGCCGGCGATAGTGCCAACGGAGGTTCCAGGAGTGATAGCCCTCCTGCTCCCAAACGCACTCAGCAAGAGCAGCTAGAACACTGGCAAAAAAATAGGAGGATGCTT GCCTATTCCACAGTGGGCACACCAGACTATATTGCTCCTGAGGTCCTGCTGAAGAAAGGTTATGGCATGGAATGTGACTG GTGGTCCCTCGGTGCTATTATGTATGAAATGCTTGTCGGTTATCCACCTTTTTATTCTGATGATCCCATGTCAACATGTAGGAAG ATAGTAAACTGGAAAAATCATTTAAAGTTTCCTGAAGAAGCAAAGCTATCTCCAGAAGCGAAAGATATTATAAGCAGACTTCTTTGTAATGTCACCGAGAGACTTGGTTCCAACGGCGCAGATGAAATAAAG GTCCACTCATGGTTTAAAGGGATTGATTGGGATAGAATCTATCAGATGGAAGCTGCCTTCATTCCTGAAGTTAATGATGAGTTGGACACccaaaattttgagaagtttgaggAG TCTGAATCTCATTCTCAGAGTGGATCGAGATCTGGTCCATGGAGAAAG ATGCTCTCGTCTAAGGACATCAACTTTGTCGGATACACGTACAAAAATTTCAAAGTCGTGAATGATTATCAAGTACCTGGAATGG
- the LOC107758951 gene encoding serine/threonine-protein kinase 38-like isoform X1 yields the protein MDSARGWFQKLSSTKKDPMASGREDGKPVSAEEASNITKQRVAAAKQYIEKHYREQMKNLQERRERRILLEKKLADADVSEEDQNNLLKFLEKKETEYMRLQRHKMGADDFELLTMIGKGAFGEVRICREKTTGQVYAMKKLKKSEMLRRGQVEHVKAERNLLAEVDSDCIVKLYYSFQDDDYLYLVMEYLPGGDMMTLLMRKDILTEDEARFYVAETVLAIESIHKHNYIHRDIKPDNLLLDRYGHLKLSDFGLCKPLDCSTLEEKDFSAGDSANGGSRSDSPPAPKRTQQEQLEHWQKNRRMLAYSTVGTPDYIAPEVLLKKGYGMECDWWSLGAIMYEMLVGYPPFYSDDPMSTCRKIVNWKNHLKFPEEAKLSPEAKDIISRLLCNVTERLGSNGADEIKVHSWFKGIDWDRIYQMEAAFIPEVNDELDTQNFEKFEESESHSQSGSRSGPWRKMLSSKDINFVGYTYKNFKVVNDYQVPGMVELKKTNTKPKKPTIKSLFGDESEASEDN from the exons ATGGATTCAGCAAGAGGTTGGTTCCAAAAATTGTCGTCAACAAAGAAGGATCCAATGGCTAGTGGAAGAGAAGATGGCAAGCCAGTGTCGGCTGAAGAGGCTTCCAATATAACAAAGCAGAGAGTCGCTGCAGCAAAGCAATACATTGAGAAACATTACAGAGAGCAGATGAAAAATTTGCAGGAGAGAAGGGAGCG TCGAATTTTACTAGAAAAGAAGCTGGCAGATGCTGACGTCTCAGAGGAAGATCAAAATAACCTACTGAAATTCTTAGAAAAGAAGGAAACTGAATACATGCGACTCCAGAGGCATAAAATGGGAGCTGATGATTTTGAGTTATTAACGATGATTGGAAAGGGTGCTTTTGGAGAG GTCAGAATTTGTAGGGAGAAAACAACTGGTCAGGTATATGCAATGAAAAAGCTTAAGAAATCAGAAATGCTTCGTAGAGGACAG GTTGAGCATGTAAAAGCGGAAAGGAATCTTCTCGCGGAAGTTGACAGTGATTGCATCGTCAAACTGTATTATTCTTTCCAAGATGACGACTACCTTTATCTTGTTATGGAATATCTACCTGGTGGAGATATGATGACACTGCTCATGAGGAAGGATATATTAACAGAAGACGAAGCTAGATTTTATGTTGCCGAGACTGTTTTGGCAATTGAATCTATCCATAAACATAACTACATACATAG AGACATTAAGCCTGATAACCTGCTACTCGATAGATATGGTCATTTAAAACTATCAGATTTTGGATTATGTAAGCCATTAGACTGTAGTACCCTGGAAGAGAAGGATTTCTCAGCCGGCGATAGTGCCAACGGAGGTTCCAGGAGTGATAGCCCTCCTGCTCCCAAACGCACTCAGCAAGAGCAGCTAGAACACTGGCAAAAAAATAGGAGGATGCTT GCCTATTCCACAGTGGGCACACCAGACTATATTGCTCCTGAGGTCCTGCTGAAGAAAGGTTATGGCATGGAATGTGACTG GTGGTCCCTCGGTGCTATTATGTATGAAATGCTTGTCGGTTATCCACCTTTTTATTCTGATGATCCCATGTCAACATGTAGGAAG ATAGTAAACTGGAAAAATCATTTAAAGTTTCCTGAAGAAGCAAAGCTATCTCCAGAAGCGAAAGATATTATAAGCAGACTTCTTTGTAATGTCACCGAGAGACTTGGTTCCAACGGCGCAGATGAAATAAAG GTCCACTCATGGTTTAAAGGGATTGATTGGGATAGAATCTATCAGATGGAAGCTGCCTTCATTCCTGAAGTTAATGATGAGTTGGACACccaaaattttgagaagtttgaggAG TCTGAATCTCATTCTCAGAGTGGATCGAGATCTGGTCCATGGAGAAAG ATGCTCTCGTCTAAGGACATCAACTTTGTCGGATACACGTACAAAAATTTCAAAGTCGTGAATGATTATCAAGTACCTGGAATGG